Proteins encoded within one genomic window of uncultured Sphingopyxis sp.:
- a CDS encoding MFS transporter: MSPAAPPPPPSAFAPFRYPAFRAIWIANLASNMGSMIQSVAAAWLMTELTESHLLIALVAASTTIPVMLLGIFAGAIADNFDRRRVMLAAQTGMLIVSAALTVTTYMDAIAPLTLLFFTLAVGCGTALNGPAWQASVRLQVGPRDLPQAIALNTIAFNLARSVGPALGGMLVAIVGTAAAFGLNALSYVALIVVLLRWHPETAPPRRTPMLTAIAAGIRFCAHSDPVRRVLIRGFAFGVGAAGFQALLPSLVRDRLHGTEIVYGLCLAAFGAGSIFAALWVGQARRRWGSDRVVTTASLIFAAAMLPVALTANLPALMIAAFIAGGAWVSTLTTLNVAMQLRSPEEILGRCLSIYQAVTFGAMALGAYTLGLVADLSSLPAAILGSAGWLLLSALVLRFVAPMPRRDEGRILP; the protein is encoded by the coding sequence GTGAGTCCCGCCGCGCCTCCTCCCCCGCCATCCGCGTTCGCTCCCTTCCGCTACCCGGCGTTCCGCGCGATCTGGATCGCCAATCTCGCGTCGAACATGGGGTCGATGATCCAGTCGGTCGCGGCGGCGTGGCTGATGACCGAGCTCACCGAATCGCACCTGCTGATCGCGCTGGTGGCGGCGAGCACGACGATCCCGGTCATGCTGCTCGGCATCTTCGCGGGCGCGATCGCCGACAATTTCGACCGCCGGCGCGTGATGCTCGCGGCGCAGACCGGGATGCTGATCGTCTCGGCGGCACTGACAGTCACGACCTATATGGATGCGATCGCGCCGCTCACCCTGCTCTTCTTCACGCTCGCGGTCGGGTGCGGTACCGCGCTCAACGGACCCGCCTGGCAGGCGTCGGTGCGATTGCAGGTCGGGCCGCGAGATTTGCCGCAGGCGATCGCGCTCAACACCATCGCCTTCAACCTCGCGCGCAGCGTCGGGCCCGCACTCGGCGGGATGCTGGTCGCGATCGTCGGCACCGCGGCCGCCTTCGGGCTCAATGCGCTGAGCTATGTCGCGCTGATTGTCGTGCTGCTGCGCTGGCACCCCGAAACGGCGCCGCCGCGCCGGACGCCGATGCTGACCGCGATCGCCGCGGGCATCCGCTTCTGCGCGCATTCGGACCCGGTGCGCCGCGTGCTGATCCGCGGTTTCGCCTTCGGTGTCGGCGCGGCGGGGTTTCAGGCGCTGCTTCCCTCGCTCGTCCGCGACCGGCTGCACGGGACCGAAATCGTTTATGGGCTGTGCCTTGCCGCCTTTGGCGCGGGATCGATCTTTGCCGCGCTGTGGGTCGGACAGGCGCGGCGGCGCTGGGGCAGCGACCGGGTGGTGACCACGGCGTCGCTGATCTTCGCCGCCGCGATGCTGCCCGTCGCGCTCACGGCCAATCTCCCCGCCTTGATGATCGCCGCCTTCATCGCGGGCGGCGCGTGGGTCTCGACGCTGACGACGCTCAATGTCGCGATGCAACTCCGCTCGCCCGAGGAGATTCTTGGCCGCTGCCTGTCGATCTATCAGGCGGTGACTTTCGGCGCGATGGCGCTTGGGGCCTATACGCTCGGACTGGTCGCCGACCTCAGCAGCCTGCCCGCGGCGATCCTCGGGTCCGCCGGCTGGCTTCTGCTCTCCGCGCTAGTGCTGCGTTTCGTCGCGCCGATGCCGCGCCGCGACGAAGGCCGCATCCTGCCCTGA
- a CDS encoding sulfatase, which yields MRFRPPLALALPLAFVAAAGAQPAARPNIVYIMSDDHAYQAISAYGSPLSKLAPTPNIDRIAKNGAIFTQSFVGNSLCGPSRATLLTGRQSHAHGFTQNGQRFDNHVWVWPRALSQAGYATAMFGKWHINHSPEGIGFDDWKVLDDQGEYYNPDIITPKGRSIVEGYATDLITQYSLDWLKTGRDKSKPFAILIHHKAPHRNFMPALRHVRKYQGVTFPVPGNYFDDYRGRIAAGTQEMNIYRDMYEGHDLKMTVAKGSAQLRYNRWPGAFDRMTHAQQAEWDAAMQADNDRLNDANLSGRDLALWKYQRYMQQYLGTIAAADEGVGAVLDYLEESGLDRNTIVVYTSDQGFYLGEHGWFDKRFIYEESMRTPFLIQYPGHIRPGTRIAAPIQNIDYAPTFLDYAGVKGPATIQGRSMTPLLAGRTPRDWRKDVYYHYYEFPGFHSVRAHYGVRGERYKLVRFYGEGLDAWEFYDLESDPHEMNNRIDDPAMKGPIASMKRRLIELRREYQDDSGPPV from the coding sequence ATGCGCTTTCGCCCTCCTCTCGCGCTCGCGCTCCCGCTCGCTTTCGTAGCCGCGGCGGGCGCGCAGCCGGCCGCCCGCCCGAACATCGTCTACATCATGTCGGACGATCATGCCTATCAGGCGATCTCGGCCTATGGCTCGCCGCTGTCGAAGCTTGCGCCGACGCCCAATATCGACCGGATCGCGAAAAATGGCGCGATCTTCACGCAAAGCTTCGTCGGCAATTCGCTCTGCGGCCCCAGCCGCGCGACGCTGCTCACTGGGCGGCAGAGCCACGCGCACGGCTTTACGCAGAACGGCCAGCGGTTCGACAACCATGTCTGGGTCTGGCCGCGCGCGCTGAGCCAGGCAGGCTATGCGACCGCAATGTTCGGCAAGTGGCACATCAACCATTCGCCCGAGGGCATCGGTTTCGACGACTGGAAGGTGCTCGACGATCAGGGCGAATATTATAACCCCGACATCATCACGCCCAAGGGGCGCAGCATCGTCGAGGGCTATGCGACCGACCTGATCACGCAGTACAGCCTCGACTGGCTGAAGACCGGGCGCGACAAGTCGAAGCCCTTCGCGATCCTGATCCACCACAAGGCGCCGCACCGCAATTTCATGCCCGCGCTGCGCCACGTGCGGAAATATCAGGGCGTGACCTTTCCCGTGCCGGGCAATTATTTCGACGATTATCGGGGCCGCATCGCCGCGGGCACACAGGAAATGAACATCTATCGCGACATGTATGAGGGGCACGACCTCAAGATGACGGTCGCGAAGGGATCGGCGCAGCTGCGCTACAATCGCTGGCCCGGCGCGTTCGACCGCATGACGCACGCACAACAGGCCGAATGGGATGCGGCGATGCAGGCCGACAACGACCGGCTGAACGACGCGAACCTCTCGGGCCGCGACCTCGCGCTGTGGAAATATCAGCGCTACATGCAGCAATATCTGGGCACGATCGCCGCGGCCGATGAAGGCGTCGGCGCGGTGCTCGACTATCTGGAGGAAAGCGGCCTCGATCGGAACACGATCGTCGTCTATACCTCCGACCAAGGCTTTTACCTTGGCGAGCATGGCTGGTTCGACAAGCGTTTCATCTATGAAGAATCGATGCGTACGCCCTTCCTGATCCAGTATCCGGGGCATATCCGCCCGGGAACGCGGATCGCGGCGCCGATCCAGAATATCGACTATGCGCCGACCTTCCTCGACTATGCCGGGGTGAAGGGCCCGGCGACGATTCAGGGGCGGTCGATGACGCCGCTGCTCGCCGGCCGCACGCCGCGCGACTGGCGCAAGGATGTTTATTATCATTATTATGAATTTCCGGGGTTCCACTCGGTGCGCGCGCATTACGGCGTGCGCGGCGAGCGGTACAAACTCGTGCGCTTCTATGGCGAGGGGCTCGACGCGTGGGAATTTTACGACCTCGAGAGCGATCCGCACGAGATGAACAACCGGATCGACGATCCGGCGATGAAGGGCCCGATCGCGTCGATGAAGCGGCGGCTGATCGAACTGCGCCGCGAATATCAGGATGACAGCGGCCCCCCGGTTTGA
- the bglX gene encoding beta-glucosidase BglX — MYKETDWEGRIMPPMPRNLTCLTLATLMMAGQLAPAPLFAQPAAAASEEVSASSAAWTRPDPKMDRFIAELIAKMTLDEKIGQLSLLTSDWDSTGPTMRQGYQDDIRKGRIGSIFNAFTAKYTRDLQRLAVEETRLKIPLLFGYDVIHGHRTIFPISLGESASWDLKAIEKAARIAATEASAEGIHWTFAPMVDVARDPRWGRMSEGAGEDVYLGSKIAAARVRGFQGDDLKRVDTVLATAKHFAAYGAAQAGRDYHTVDISERTLRDVYLPPFKAAADAGAATFMTSFNEYDGVPASGSHYLLTDVLREKWGFKGFVVTDYTSINEMVAHGYSKDLKQAGEQAINAGVDMDLQGAVFMDHLAKSVAEGKVDVKRVDAAVKAILEMKYRLGLFEDPYRYSDEAREKATIYRPDFLEAARDVARKSIVLLKNQGDVLPLAASAKSIAVIGPLGDSKEDMIGSWSAAGDRKTRPVTLLEGMQAGAPKGTSVAYAKGASYAFADAGKSDGFAEAIALAQKSDVIIAAMGERWDMTGEAASRTSLDLPGNQLALLQELEKTGKPIILVLMSGRPNSIEWADAHVDAILEAWYPGTMGGHAIADVLYGRYNPSGKLPVTFPRNVGQVPIHYDMKNTGRPINPADPNAKYVSRYLNTPNTPLYPFGYGLSYTSFTYSPVTLDRAKIRPGETLTASVTVTNSGARDGEEVVQLYVRDLVGSVTRPVKELKGFEKISLKKGEKRTVRFTLTDADLAFTRQDMSWGSEPGQFKLWVGPSSAEGQEASFELTE; from the coding sequence ATGTACAAAGAGACCGATTGGGAAGGACGAATCATGCCGCCGATGCCGCGCAACCTCACATGCCTCACGCTGGCGACCCTGATGATGGCCGGACAACTCGCCCCCGCCCCGCTGTTCGCGCAGCCAGCGGCCGCCGCGTCCGAGGAGGTGTCCGCAAGTTCGGCGGCGTGGACGCGCCCCGATCCGAAGATGGACCGCTTCATCGCCGAGCTGATCGCGAAGATGACGCTCGACGAGAAAATCGGCCAGTTGTCGCTCCTGACGAGCGACTGGGATTCGACCGGTCCGACGATGCGGCAGGGTTATCAGGACGATATTCGCAAGGGTCGGATCGGGTCGATCTTCAACGCCTTCACCGCCAAATATACGCGCGACCTGCAACGGCTGGCGGTCGAGGAAACGCGGCTCAAGATTCCCCTGCTCTTTGGTTATGACGTCATCCATGGTCACCGCACCATATTCCCCATCTCGCTCGGCGAATCGGCAAGCTGGGACTTGAAAGCCATTGAAAAGGCAGCGCGAATCGCGGCAACCGAAGCCTCGGCCGAGGGCATCCACTGGACCTTTGCGCCGATGGTCGACGTCGCGCGCGATCCGCGCTGGGGCCGCATGTCCGAAGGCGCGGGCGAAGATGTCTACCTCGGCAGCAAGATCGCCGCGGCGCGTGTGCGCGGGTTTCAAGGCGACGATCTGAAGCGCGTCGATACCGTGCTGGCGACGGCGAAGCATTTCGCCGCTTACGGCGCCGCGCAGGCGGGGCGCGACTATCACACGGTCGACATTTCGGAACGCACGCTGCGCGACGTCTACCTGCCGCCCTTCAAGGCCGCGGCCGATGCGGGCGCCGCGACCTTCATGACCTCGTTCAACGAATATGACGGCGTCCCGGCGTCGGGCAGCCACTATCTGCTGACCGACGTCCTGCGCGAGAAATGGGGCTTCAAGGGCTTTGTCGTAACCGATTACACGTCGATCAACGAAATGGTCGCGCACGGCTATTCCAAGGACCTGAAGCAGGCGGGCGAACAGGCGATCAACGCCGGCGTCGACATGGACCTGCAGGGCGCGGTGTTCATGGACCATCTCGCCAAGTCGGTCGCCGAGGGCAAGGTCGACGTGAAGCGCGTCGATGCGGCGGTGAAGGCGATCCTCGAAATGAAATACCGCCTCGGCCTGTTCGAGGATCCCTATCGCTATTCCGACGAAGCGCGCGAGAAAGCGACCATCTATCGCCCCGACTTCCTCGAAGCCGCGCGCGACGTCGCGCGCAAATCGATCGTGTTGCTCAAGAATCAGGGCGATGTGCTGCCCCTCGCGGCGTCGGCGAAGTCGATCGCGGTGATCGGCCCGCTCGGCGACAGCAAGGAGGATATGATCGGCAGCTGGTCGGCGGCGGGCGACCGCAAGACGCGGCCGGTCACCTTGCTCGAGGGGATGCAGGCCGGCGCACCGAAGGGGACGAGTGTCGCTTATGCCAAGGGCGCGAGCTATGCCTTCGCCGACGCGGGCAAGAGTGACGGGTTCGCCGAAGCGATCGCGCTGGCGCAGAAATCGGACGTGATCATCGCGGCGATGGGCGAACGCTGGGACATGACGGGCGAGGCGGCGAGCCGCACCTCGCTCGACCTGCCCGGCAATCAGTTGGCGCTGCTCCAGGAGCTCGAGAAGACCGGCAAGCCGATCATCCTCGTGCTGATGAGCGGGCGGCCGAACAGCATCGAATGGGCCGACGCCCATGTCGATGCGATCCTCGAGGCCTGGTATCCGGGCACGATGGGCGGCCACGCGATCGCCGACGTCCTCTATGGCCGGTATAATCCGTCGGGAAAGCTGCCCGTCACCTTCCCGCGCAATGTCGGGCAGGTGCCGATCCATTACGACATGAAGAACACCGGGCGGCCGATCAATCCGGCGGATCCCAATGCGAAATATGTATCGCGCTACCTCAATACCCCGAACACGCCGCTCTATCCGTTTGGCTATGGGCTGAGTTACACCAGCTTCACCTATTCGCCGGTGACGCTCGACCGGGCGAAGATTCGCCCCGGCGAGACACTGACGGCGAGCGTTACCGTGACGAACAGCGGCGCGCGCGACGGCGAGGAAGTCGTGCAGCTTTACGTTCGCGATCTTGTCGGATCGGTGACGCGGCCGGTGAAGGAGTTGAAAGGCTTCGAGAAGATCAGCCTCAAGAAGGGCGAGAAGCGGACGGTCCGCTTCACCCTGACCGACGCCGATCTGGCCTTCACGCGGCAGGATATGAGCTGGGGCAGCGAGCCCGGCCAGTTCAAGCTGTGGGTCGGACCGTCGTCGGCCGAGGGTCAGGAAGCCAGCTTCGAGCTGACCGAATAG
- a CDS encoding TonB-dependent receptor: MKFSNEFQTMTAHRSRARRLAAALAWSSAGAALAIGVATPAHAQVSNASLRGAVKAEGGVSQVTAINVDTGLTRSVAVGANGSYNIASLPVGTYRLELTTPNGVRRTDEFTLSVGQSAVLDFDFSQPDIASAEGDAIIVTGTRLRSLEGGEVGSNITQRQIEVLPQNNRNFLAFADLAPGVQFVTGGNGQSRLQGGAQDSRSVNIFIDGIGQKDYVLKNGITGQDSTQGNPFPQLAVGEYRVLSSNYKAEFDQVSSVAITAVTKSGTNEFHGEAFIDYTDQSLRDARPNELTTSKVKTKDFQFGGALGGPIIKDVLHFFVTYEGKRQENPVDIRPGLSLPVSYFPSEYQGVFGPTNATFNEDLYFGKLSFQPSNSDLIEVSAKYRDESGEFLGSGINARSTISSQDVEELRVTGRWEHTADNWINDFKLTYEDVSWAPTPVVFENAQLFAYAGPSPTNPQPGVVVREDILRVGGGGNYQDKGQKGWGVQNDFTWTGFEGHTIKVGAKAKWVELNTLQLGNFNPLYTYNPAFNPGGGSFNDAIPYRVQFGAQTGNGSPIVNSKNFQFGIYVQDDWEVTDRLTLNLGVRWDYERTPAFLDFVHPADAVNAVSPANYPNLINADYDINDFISTGSERKAFTGAWQPRIGFSYELDDDARYVLFGGFGRSYDRNQFDFLQQEISVGSYTTRTFNFITGDPNNTCAPGPTCVPWDPIYLTEAGRAQLLAQAGPGGGRELRFIDNDLKVPYSDQFSLGFRARVTPLFEAEVGYSHIESKDGFAYLLGNRRPDGSFFPAAPAAPDSPFGFAPPGFGSIIIGTNGIETSADSGYLKLVKNYTAASPWSFSATYTYTEAEENRQFGETFSLDFPSLDDYPITRSSGVRKHRLVATGSVDLPIGVTLSGKFQIASPPYLKRFINVGGANPSRDVISNEADGNGDRWGFRQMDIAITKYIPFRFISEESRLRLRVDILNLFNDRNYVDYNNDPTSPDYLSITGNGVGGNPPRTVKFSAGFSF; this comes from the coding sequence GTGAAGTTTTCAAATGAATTTCAGACCATGACCGCGCACCGGTCGCGCGCGCGCCGGCTCGCCGCGGCGCTGGCATGGAGCAGCGCCGGCGCGGCGCTGGCGATCGGTGTCGCAACCCCCGCGCACGCCCAGGTTTCGAACGCCTCGCTCCGCGGCGCGGTGAAAGCCGAGGGCGGCGTGTCGCAGGTCACCGCGATCAACGTCGATACCGGCCTGACGCGCAGCGTCGCGGTGGGTGCGAACGGCAGCTACAATATCGCATCGCTCCCGGTCGGCACCTATCGTCTCGAACTCACGACGCCGAACGGCGTCCGGCGGACCGACGAATTCACGCTATCGGTCGGACAGAGCGCGGTACTCGACTTCGACTTCTCGCAGCCCGACATCGCTTCGGCCGAGGGCGACGCGATCATCGTCACCGGCACGCGCCTCCGCTCGCTGGAAGGCGGCGAGGTCGGCTCGAACATCACCCAGCGCCAGATCGAGGTGCTGCCGCAGAACAACCGCAACTTTCTCGCCTTTGCCGATCTCGCGCCGGGTGTGCAGTTCGTGACCGGCGGCAACGGCCAGTCGCGCTTGCAGGGCGGCGCGCAGGACAGCCGCAGCGTCAACATCTTCATCGATGGCATCGGGCAAAAGGACTATGTCCTCAAGAACGGCATCACCGGCCAGGATTCGACGCAAGGCAACCCCTTCCCGCAACTCGCGGTCGGCGAGTATCGCGTCCTGTCATCGAACTATAAGGCCGAATTCGACCAGGTCAGCTCGGTCGCGATCACCGCGGTGACCAAGTCGGGCACCAACGAATTCCATGGCGAAGCCTTCATCGACTATACCGACCAGAGCCTGCGTGACGCGCGGCCGAACGAGCTCACGACGTCCAAGGTCAAGACCAAGGATTTCCAGTTCGGCGGCGCGCTTGGCGGACCGATCATCAAGGATGTGCTGCACTTCTTCGTGACCTATGAAGGCAAGCGGCAGGAAAATCCGGTCGACATTCGTCCGGGACTCAGCCTGCCCGTCAGCTATTTTCCGTCGGAATATCAGGGCGTTTTCGGACCGACCAATGCGACGTTCAACGAAGATCTCTATTTCGGCAAGCTCAGCTTTCAGCCGTCGAACAGCGACCTCATTGAAGTGTCCGCAAAATATCGCGACGAAAGCGGTGAATTCCTGGGTTCCGGCATCAACGCTCGCAGCACGATCAGTTCGCAGGACGTCGAGGAGCTGCGCGTCACCGGGCGCTGGGAGCATACGGCCGACAATTGGATCAACGATTTCAAGCTGACGTATGAAGATGTCAGCTGGGCGCCGACGCCCGTGGTTTTCGAAAATGCGCAGCTCTTCGCCTATGCGGGACCCTCGCCAACCAACCCGCAACCGGGCGTTGTCGTGCGCGAGGATATTCTGCGTGTCGGCGGCGGCGGCAATTATCAGGACAAGGGCCAGAAGGGCTGGGGCGTCCAGAATGATTTCACCTGGACCGGGTTCGAAGGCCATACGATCAAGGTCGGCGCGAAGGCGAAATGGGTCGAACTCAACACGTTGCAACTCGGCAATTTCAACCCTCTCTATACCTATAACCCCGCCTTCAACCCCGGCGGCGGCAGCTTCAACGACGCGATTCCGTATCGCGTCCAGTTCGGCGCGCAGACCGGCAACGGCAGCCCGATCGTCAATTCGAAGAATTTTCAGTTCGGCATCTATGTTCAGGACGACTGGGAGGTCACCGACCGGTTGACGCTGAACCTCGGCGTGCGCTGGGATTATGAGCGGACGCCCGCTTTCCTCGATTTCGTCCACCCGGCCGATGCCGTGAACGCGGTTTCGCCGGCCAATTATCCGAACCTGATCAATGCCGATTACGACATCAACGACTTCATCTCGACGGGGTCAGAGCGCAAGGCGTTTACCGGGGCGTGGCAACCGCGCATCGGCTTCAGCTACGAACTCGACGACGATGCGCGCTACGTCCTGTTCGGCGGCTTCGGTCGGTCTTACGACCGCAACCAGTTCGACTTCCTGCAGCAGGAGATCAGCGTCGGTTCCTATACGACCCGGACGTTCAACTTCATCACGGGCGATCCGAACAACACATGCGCCCCCGGGCCGACCTGCGTTCCCTGGGACCCGATCTACCTGACCGAGGCCGGCCGAGCCCAGCTGCTGGCGCAGGCCGGGCCGGGCGGCGGACGCGAGCTGCGTTTCATCGACAACGACCTCAAGGTTCCTTATTCGGACCAGTTCAGTCTTGGGTTTCGCGCGCGCGTGACCCCGCTGTTCGAGGCCGAAGTCGGCTATAGCCACATCGAATCGAAGGATGGTTTCGCCTATCTGCTCGGCAATCGCCGCCCTGATGGCAGCTTCTTCCCGGCGGCGCCGGCGGCGCCGGATTCGCCCTTCGGCTTCGCTCCTCCGGGCTTCGGTTCGATCATCATCGGCACGAACGGGATCGAAACGAGCGCGGACTCGGGCTATCTGAAGCTCGTCAAAAATTATACGGCGGCTTCGCCGTGGAGCTTCTCGGCGACCTATACCTACACCGAGGCCGAGGAAAATCGTCAGTTCGGCGAAACTTTCAGCCTCGATTTCCCGTCGCTCGACGATTATCCGATCACCCGGTCGAGCGGAGTGCGCAAGCATCGCCTCGTCGCGACGGGGTCGGTCGACCTGCCGATCGGCGTCACGCTGTCGGGCAAGTTCCAGATCGCGTCGCCGCCCTATCTGAAACGCTTCATCAACGTCGGCGGCGCCAATCCGTCGCGCGACGTGATCTCGAACGAGGCCGACGGCAACGGTGATCGCTGGGGTTTCCGCCAGATGGACATCGCGATCACCAAATATATCCCGTTCAGGTTCATCAGCGAGGAATCGCGCCTGCGGCTCCGTGTCGACATTTTGAACCTGTTCAACGACCGCAATTATGTCGATTACAATAATGACCCGACGTCGCCCGATTATCTGAGCATTACGGGCAATGGCGTTGGCGGGAATCCGCCGCGGACGGTCAAGTTCTCGGCCGGTTTCTCTTTCTGA